TGATCGACCCGGTGCAGATCGCCTCCGGCCACCGCGCCCGCACACCCTCGGCCGCCGCACCGGCGTACCGGACCATCCCGGACGTCCCCAGCAGCGCCGCACCGGTCGCCAGCACGGCCGCGCCCGGGTAGGTCGCCGAACCGGCGGCGACACCCGTGACGCCCTGCGTGTACTTGTCGTCCTCCGGCCCCGGCACCGGCCACGCCACACCGATGTCGGCGATGTCCAGTTCGACCAGGTCAGGCCCGCCCAACTCGCCGTCCAGCCCGATGTCCACCAGCCGCACGTCACCGCAGTCCGCCAACGCGTGCACGGGCTTCAGGCAGCCGAACGTCACGGTGGTGTGCGCGCGAACGGCCGGCCCGGAGACCGCACCCGTGTCCGGGTCGATCCCGCTGGGCAGGTCGACGGCGAGCACCGGCGCGTCGAGGTGCGCGACGTGTTCGGCGGCGTCCGGCCGGAGCGGACCCCGTGCGGACAAGCCCACGATGCCGTCGATCACCAGGTCGACGTCCGCCACTCGATCGACCACCCGACCGCCGACACGACGGAACGCGGCCAGACCCTCCGCGTGCACACGATCAGGTGTCAGCAGGACGGCCGACACCGCAACACCCCGTTTGCGGAGGTAGTAGCCGGCCCACAACGCGTCACCGCCGTTGTTGCCCGCGCCGACTAGCAGACCGACCCGCCGCTTGCCCGCGAGCAGCTCCGACGCCACGACCGCCACGCCGAACGCCGCCCGACGCATCAGCGCGCCCGGCGGCACCACCGCCATGACGCGTTCCTCCGCCGCCCTGACCCGTGCCGTAGTCCACAGACCCCGCATGGGGCCAAGCCTGCCCTACTCGACCGTGACGGACTTCGCGAGGTTGCGGGGCTTGTCCACGTCGTAGCCGCGGCTGCGCGCGATCTCCGCGGCCAACACCTGCAACGGCACGGTCGAGATCAACGGCTGGAGCAGCGTCGGCACCGCCGGGATCTCGATCAGGTGATCCGCGAACGGGCGAACCGTCTCGTCACCCTCTTCGGCGATCACGATCGTGCGCGCGCCGCGCGCCTGGATCTCGGAGATGTTCGACACCAGCTTCGAGTGCAGCACCGCCCGCCCCTTCGGCGACGGCATGATCACGACCACCGGCAGGCCCTCTTCGATCAACGCGATCGGACCGTGCTTCAACTCGCCCGCCGCGAAGCCCTCGGCGTGCATGTAGGCGAGTTCCTTCAGCTTCAACGCGCCTTCGAGCGCCACCGGGTAGCCGACGTGGCGGCCCAGGAACAGCACGGCCTTCGAGTCGGCCAGCTCACGCCCCAGCGCGCGGACCTGGTCGATCTTGCCCAGCACCTTCTGCACGGCGTCCGGCATGGCCTCCAGCTGGTGGAACTCCTGCGCCACCTCGTCCGGGTACTTCGTGCCGCGCGCCTGCGCCAGCGCCAGGCCGACCAGGTAGTTCGCCGCGATCTGGGCGAGGAACGCCTTGGTCGACGCGACACCGATCTCCGGCCCGGCGTGCGTGTAGAGCACGGCGTCGGACTCGCGCGGGATCTGCGCGCCGTTCGTGTTGCACACCGCCAGCACGCGGGCCTTCTGCGCGCGGGCGTGCCGGACGGCCTCCAGCGTGTCGGCCGTCTCACCCGACTGCGACACGGCGACCACCAGCGTGTCGCGGTCCAGCACCGGGTCGCGGTAGCGGAACTCGCTGGCCAGCTCGACCTCGACGGGCAGCCGCGTCCAGTGCTCGATCGCGTACTTGGCGACCAGGCCGGAGTGGTACGCCGAGCCGCAGGCGACGACGAAGACCTTGTCCACGTCCCGCAGGTCCTGGTCGGACAGGCGCTGCTCGTCCAGCACGATCCGACCCTCGCGGAAGTGGCCGCGCAGCGTGTTGGCCAGCGCCTCCGGCTGCTCCTCGATCTCCTTGAGCATGAAGTACTCGTGGCCGCCCTTCTCGGCGGCCGACAGGTCCCAGTTGACCGTGAACGGCTTGGCTTCCGCCGCCTCGCCGTCGAAGTCGGTCACGGTGTAGCCGTCGCGGTCGATCACCACGACCTGGTCCTGGCCCAGCTCGACGGCCTCGCGGGTGTGCTCGATGAACGCGGACACGTCGCTCGCGACGAACGTCTCGCCCACGCCGACGCCCACGACGAGCGGGGACGACCGACGGGCGGCGACGACCAGGTCCGGGTGTTCGGCGTGCGTCACGACCAGCGTGAACGCGCCTTCGAGGCGACGGACCACCAGCCGGACGCTCGCCGTCAGGTCGCCCTTGGTGTCGCCCTCGTCGTACGCGCGGGCGATGAGGTGCGCGGTGGTCTCGGTGTCGGTGTCGCTGGTCATCTCGACGCCGGCGGCTTCCAGCTCGGCGCGGAGGGTGGCGAAGTTCTCGATGATGCCGTTGTGGACGACGGCGACGCGCCCGGTGACGTCACGGTGCGGGTGCGAGTTCCGGTCGATCGGCGCGCCGTGGGTGGCCCAACGGGTGTGGCCCATGCCGGCGGTGCCCGCGAAGCCCTCGCGGCCGACCTCGTCCAGGCGTGCCTCCAGGTTCGTCAGCCGACCTGCCTTGCGTTCGACGGCCAAGCCGCCCGTGCCGTCGAGCACGGCGACGCCCGCCGAGTCGTAGCCCCGGTACTCCAGCCTGCGCAGCCCGTCGAGCACGACGTCGAGCGCCGACCGGTGGCCCACATATCCCACGATTCCGCACACGCCGCACAGAGTAACTAGACCAGGGCCGTCACCCTAAAGGGCCACTTCAGGACGTTTGCCCTGGTAGCGGACACTATTGGTGTAGACCAATCGGTGCGTGCGCGGCCCGGGCACGATCGACTACCGTTCGCGTGGTGAGCGGCTACTCGGCGAAGCAGGTGCTCGACCAGCTCAGCAGGCCGGGCGAACACCCCGTGCTGCGCGGCGACCTGGCGTTGGTGGGACTTCCGGGCCTGATCTACACGCCCGCGGTCGGGCTGGGACTGCCCGCGGTGGCCTTCGGGCACGGCTGGTTGCAGCCGGTCGACCGGTATCGGGCGCTGCTGCGGCACCTGGCGTCGTGGGGTTTCGTGGCGGCGGCGCCGGGGACCCAGCGGGGGCCGTTGATGTCGTCCCGGCTGTTGGCCGGGAACCTGCGGACCACGCTCGACATCTGCACCGGCGTGCGGCTGGGTGACGGCGCGATCAGCGTCGACGCGTCACGGCTGGCGGTGGCCGGTCACTCGATGGGTGGAGGCGCGGCCGTGCTGGCCGCGGCCGACGACCCGCGGGTCCGGGCCGTCGTGACGTTCGCCGCATCCGAGACCCGGCCGTCCGCGTTGGACGCGGCGAGGCGGGTGGCGGCGCCGGGGTTGCACCTGGCCGGCGGTGAGGACCGCATCGCGCCGCCCGTCGGGCACGCGGAGGCGATCGCGCAGGCGTGGCAGGGGCCGGTGCAGCTGCGGTCGTTGCCGAAGACCAGCCACCTGGGGTTCGCCGAGGGGCGGCACTGGAGCGAACTGCTGCTCGACGGCAAGGGCGAGCGGGCGACGCAGAAGCTCGCGCGGGCGCTGATGACGGCGTTCCTGCTGCGGATCCTCAAGGGCGAGAAGCAGTGGGACGTGCTGCTGGACGGTGACGTGAAGGGCGCCGCGCTGACCTACCAGCGCGGCGCGCTCGTCCACCGCTGACGTCCGCCGCTGACGCGTCAGGTCAGCCAGCTCTGGCCGCTGAGGTCGTCGTCGTCATCGACCGACGAGTGCCGACGACGTTGGGCGACCGGTGGCGGCGGGGGTGGGGGCATGGGCGGAGGGGGCGGCGACGCGGCCGGAATGGCGGCGGTTTCCGGCTCGTCGTCCTCCGGACCCAACGCCAGCTCCCCTGAGGGCTGCGGTCCGCGTTCCCACTGCGGTTTGCGCGCGGGCTGAGTGCCGGCGGTGGCGAGCTGCTGCGCCTTCTCCTGGAGCTTGGTGCGTTCGGCCGCCAGTCGCTCGTCGCGTTCCTTCGCCTCGGCGGCCAGGCGGGACTGGTTCTCCTGCAGGGCGCCGGTGACCTCGGCGTTGGCCCGCCGGAACCGCTCGGTCTGCTCCGCGAACGCCTGCTGCACCTTCGGGTCCACCACGATGACACCCACGGCTAGCGGCCTCCCTCTTCACCGAGCACGCCTTGGACGCGGCTCAGGCTCAGGTCATCGTCGAACAGCGACCCGGTGGTGCGCCACTGGCTCGGGCTGCGCTCGCTGTCGCCGCCGCCCTGCTGGCCGCCACCGGCCGGCGGGGCACCCATCATGCCTCCGGCCATGCCGCCTGCCATGCCACCGCCGGGCTGGCCGGCGCTGGTGCCCTCCTGCATGGACGGGAGGGTGGCCGACCCGGGCTGGGCCGCTTGGGAGGCGTTCGTGTCGGCGAGGCCGTGGTCCGCCGCGTTGGCGGACGGGCTGCTCCACGGGCTCTCCGCACCGCTTGGTGAGCCGCCGAGCATGGAATCGGCGCTGTCGAAGCCGCTCGGTCCGCCGAGCATCGAGGCGCCCGAGGTGGAGGTGGTGCCTTCGGTGTTCATGGGCGGCGGTTGGGAGAACGCGGCGTCGGACCGGGGTGCGAAGTCCTGGAAGGACGACGCTGACGCGGGTTCGGTGAAGCCGGGCGCGAAACCGGAGTCGGGGGCCGGCATCGTCCGGAAGCCGGAAGCCGCGCCGGCTTCGGCGGGCATCGCGCTGAAACCAGGGGCACCGCCGCCAGCGGGGACACCGACACCGGGAGCGCCGCCACCAGCGGGAGCACCGAAGCCAGGCCCCCCACCGCCCTCAGCGGGCATCGCGCTGAAACCGGGAGCACCGCCGCCACCGGGAACACCGATACCAGGGGCGCCGCCACCAGCGGGCGCGGTGAAGCCAGGAGCACCGCCGCCGTCCGCGGGCATCGCGCTGAAGCCGGGAGCCGCGCCGGCCTCGGCGGGCATCGTCGTCACCGGGTCGGTGAAGCTCGGCATCGGCCCGTCGGCGGGCATGGCGCTGAAGCCAGGAGCCGCGCCGGCCTCCGCGGGCATGGCGCCCAACGACGGTTCACCCATCGCGGGCAGTGGTGCGGCGGCGTCCATGCCCGGAATGCCTGCCACGCCCCTGTCCGCGTTGTCCTCGCCGAATTCGACGCCGTACTCCTGCGGTTCGCCCTTGCCGTCGTCCACAGTGAGGTTGATCTCACCGGTCAGCGGGTCGACCTCGGCGGTCAACGAGAGGCCGTCCAGCTCGATCAACGCCTTGCCGTCCGCACCGGCCTCGATCGGGATCGCACCGTCACCGGCGCCACTGCCGCCGACCCCGCCCCCCATCGGCGTGCCGGGCGTGCTGGGCGTGGCGCCCGGTGTGGAGGCAGTCGCGCCCGCCAGCGCACCGGCCAGCGCCGCCCCGCCGTTCTGACCCATCAGGGCCTTCGCGGCGTCCGGGTTGTTGCTGAAGTCGACGTCGTAGGTCTTCGGCGGGCTCTGCGGCGTGTCGACGGTGATCTTGACGTGGCCGTTCGCGTCCGGCTCGGTGACCTGGATCTCGTTGTCACCGCTCTTGATGGTGACGGTCTCCGGCGCTTCCTCGCCCTTGACGCCGTCGGGCTTGCCGCCGGGCTCCATGTCGGGCTTGCCGTCGCCGTCCAGGTCGTCCGGCTTGCCATCGCCGTCAGTGTCACCCGGCACGTCGGGCTTGCCGTCGCCGTCCTTGTCCAGCGGGTTCTCCGGCTTCGGCATCTCCGGCATGCCACCGCCCGGCGTGCCACCACCGGGCGTGCCGCCGCCTGGCGTACCCCCACCCGGTGTGCCGCCCGGCGTTCCGCCCGGGGTTCCGCCGGGCTGCTCGACCTTCTCCCGATCGCCGCCGTCCTCGCCGAACGCGGGCGGGTCGCCGACCTGGCCGAACGGCTGGTCCTTGATCTGACCTTCCAGCTGGCCGAACATCGTGTCGTAGGCGGTCTGGACGCCCATCTGCACGGTCTGGCAGTAGCCGTCGAACGCCTGCTTCTTGCCGTCGAACTCCTGGCACAGGCCGCGCAGCTTCTGCTTGGCCTCGTCCATCAGGCGCTGCCGGACCTCCTTGGCGTGGTCCGCCCACCCCATGAAGTTGCCGATGATGCCGCCGACCGGACCGCCGAGCACGATGCCGATCGCGCCGCCGATGAGCATGTCCGGAATTCCCGAGAACCAGTCACCGAGGCTGAAGTCGCTCTCGCTGATGTCACCGCGAGCCATTCGGATCTGCTTCTTCGCCTCGTCCACGGAAAGGCCGCCGCACTGCTCGGCGTACATGTCGTGGATGTGCTGCGCGAATTCCTTGACCTGCTGCTGGATCGTGGTCACGCCGGTCACGATGGTGCCCGGCGCGTTCTTCGTGTCCTGGATGAAGGTGCCGGCGGTGTTGAGGAACTTGCCGTTGTAGCCGTTCGCGGCGTTCGCGGCCTCGCCCTCCCAGGCCGCGAGCCCGTTCCACGCGGTGCCCAGGCCGTTCTGGTGGTTGTCCAGGTCCGCGGCCGCCTTGTTGATCTTCTCGGCGTCTTCGCGGAACTTGCCGAAGTCGATGTCGCGGACTTCGTCGTAGTTCTTGTAGATGTGACCCTGGAGGTCGGGGGCCTGGCCGTTGTGACCGGCGAGCGGCGCCGCCTCCTGGTAGATCGGGATGAACTTCTCGAAGAACCGCAGCCCGGGTGCGCCCGCGTCGATCAGCTCGTTGGAGTTGCCGAAGTCGCCGGTCTCGTTGAGCACCTTCTGCGTGCTGCCGAGCTCGCGCTCTTCCTTGGCCTCGGCGATGAGCTTGTCCGCGTCGCCACCCTCCACGGTCCAGTCGCCGTGCTGCATTTCCTGGCCGACGTTGTAGGCGACGCTCGCGCCCCCGGTCACCGGTGCGAGCAGCACACCGCCCGTGTGCTGCCAGAAACCGGGGTCGTTCGGCACGTCGACGTCGTTGGC
This is a stretch of genomic DNA from Saccharothrix ecbatanensis. It encodes these proteins:
- the glmS gene encoding glutamine--fructose-6-phosphate transaminase (isomerizing), encoding MCGIVGYVGHRSALDVVLDGLRRLEYRGYDSAGVAVLDGTGGLAVERKAGRLTNLEARLDEVGREGFAGTAGMGHTRWATHGAPIDRNSHPHRDVTGRVAVVHNGIIENFATLRAELEAAGVEMTSDTDTETTAHLIARAYDEGDTKGDLTASVRLVVRRLEGAFTLVVTHAEHPDLVVAARRSSPLVVGVGVGETFVASDVSAFIEHTREAVELGQDQVVVIDRDGYTVTDFDGEAAEAKPFTVNWDLSAAEKGGHEYFMLKEIEEQPEALANTLRGHFREGRIVLDEQRLSDQDLRDVDKVFVVACGSAYHSGLVAKYAIEHWTRLPVEVELASEFRYRDPVLDRDTLVVAVSQSGETADTLEAVRHARAQKARVLAVCNTNGAQIPRESDAVLYTHAGPEIGVASTKAFLAQIAANYLVGLALAQARGTKYPDEVAQEFHQLEAMPDAVQKVLGKIDQVRALGRELADSKAVLFLGRHVGYPVALEGALKLKELAYMHAEGFAAGELKHGPIALIEEGLPVVVIMPSPKGRAVLHSKLVSNISEIQARGARTIVIAEEGDETVRPFADHLIEIPAVPTLLQPLISTVPLQVLAAEIARSRGYDVDKPRNLAKSVTVE
- a CDS encoding dienelactone hydrolase family protein — protein: MSGYSAKQVLDQLSRPGEHPVLRGDLALVGLPGLIYTPAVGLGLPAVAFGHGWLQPVDRYRALLRHLASWGFVAAAPGTQRGPLMSSRLLAGNLRTTLDICTGVRLGDGAISVDASRLAVAGHSMGGGAAVLAAADDPRVRAVVTFAASETRPSALDAARRVAAPGLHLAGGEDRIAPPVGHAEAIAQAWQGPVQLRSLPKTSHLGFAEGRHWSELLLDGKGERATQKLARALMTAFLLRILKGEKQWDVLLDGDVKGAALTYQRGALVHR
- a CDS encoding NAD(P)H-hydrate dehydratase gives rise to the protein MRGLWTTARVRAAEERVMAVVPPGALMRRAAFGVAVVASELLAGKRRVGLLVGAGNNGGDALWAGYYLRKRGVAVSAVLLTPDRVHAEGLAAFRRVGGRVVDRVADVDLVIDGIVGLSARGPLRPDAAEHVAHLDAPVLAVDLPSGIDPDTGAVSGPAVRAHTTVTFGCLKPVHALADCGDVRLVDIGLDGELGGPDLVELDIADIGVAWPVPGPEDDKYTQGVTGVAAGSATYPGAAVLATGAALLGTSGMVRYAGAAAEGVRARWPEAICTGSITDAGRVQAWVVGPGLGTGLGAEAVLRTVLEAGVPVCADADAITMLANNPDLWDARDPDTPLVLTPHDREFERLAGPVGADRVAAARKAAERFNAVVLLKGHATIVAGPDGRVLVNRTRTSWAATAGSGDVLSGLLGSLLAARLDPVLAAGCAAKIHVLAADLAADGAPIPATALLQSIPDAIRAVRPL